From Poecile atricapillus isolate bPoeAtr1 chromosome Z, bPoeAtr1.hap1, whole genome shotgun sequence, one genomic window encodes:
- the ENHO gene encoding adropin, translating into MAAALSTGAIVAISFNCVIALLILILFLILCKACRTPSCPKKTPASDVDESRNEEKYLLQP; encoded by the coding sequence ATGGCGGCTGCTCTCTCCACCGGAGCGATCGTGGCAATTTCTTTTAACTGTGTCATTGCATtgctcatcctcatcctcttcctcatcctctgcAAAGCCTGCAGGACCCCCTCATGTCCCAAGAAGACCCCAGCTTCTGATGTGGATGAGTCAAGGAATGAAGAGAAGTACTTGCTACAGCCCTGA
- the RPP25L gene encoding ribonuclease P protein subunit p25-like protein, whose protein sequence is MENYKKTKIVEKPCPLPFTDLPADIIEMKVKDGSKIRNLMGYAMSKMEQDSVRQILFTGSGKAVSKTITCVEIMKRRLKELHQITKVLFKQIEEIWEPIVPEAGLDALTVKRNIPAICVLLSKDALDPQEPGYQAPGSFDAFWTDTLKAESQGQMKRKQGGGRGAGSTGKHPRSTGGMPGGP, encoded by the coding sequence ATGGAGAACTATAAGAAGACCAAAATTGTGGAGAAACCTTGTCCTCTTCCTTTCACTGACTTGCCTGCTGATATTATTGAAATGAAGGTGAAGGATGGGAGCAAAATTAGGAATCTGATGGGCTATGCTATGAGCAAGATGGAGCAGGACTCAGTGAGGCAGATTCTTTTCACTGGCTCGGGCAAGGCTGTCAGCAAGACCATCACCTGTGTGGAAATCATGAAACGAAGGCTCAAGGAGCTGCACCAGATCACCAAAGTGCTCTTCAAACAGATTGAAGAAATCTGGGAGCCCATTGTGCCTGAGGCAGGCCTCGATGCCTTGACAGTGAAGAGGAACATTCCTGCCATATGTGTCCTACTAAGCAAAGATGCCCTGGATCCTCAGGAGCCGGGGTACCAGGCTCCAGGATCTTTCGATGCCTTCTGGACTGACACACTGAAAGCAGAATCCCAGGGCCAGATGAAGAGGAAGCAGGGTGGAGGCCGgggagctggcagcacagggaagcaCCCTCGCTCCACCGGGGGAATGCCGGGGGGGCCTTGA